In Afipia carboxidovorans OM5, the sequence TGGCGCATTCATACGGGCTGTCGCAGAACGTGACGTTCTCGAACACGCGCCTGGCCTGCTCCATGCCGACCGGATCGTAGACCCGGATCTCCGCGCCCATGTCCTGCAGCGCCGTGATCAGCGGAATCGACGGCGCGTCGCGCATGTCGTCGGTGTTGGGCTTGAACGTCACGCCGAGCACCGCCACGGCCTTGCCGCGCAGATTGCCGCCGAACGCATTGGCGACCTTGCGGGCCATCGCACGCTTGCGCTGATCGTTGACGGCCACGACCGTCTCGACGATGCGCACCGGCGATTCATTGTCCTGCGCCGTCTTGATGAGCGCCATCGTATCCTTGGGAAAGCACGAGCCGCCGAAGCCCGGACCGGCGTGCAGGAACTTCATGCCGATGCGGTTGTCGAGCCCTATTCCGCGCGCGACATCTTGAACATTCGCACCAACTTTCTCCGCCAGATCTGCGATTTCATTGATGAAAGTGACTTTGGTGGCGAGGAAGGAATTGGCCGCGTATTTGGTCAGCTCGGCGGTGCGACGGTCGGTATAGAGGATCGGCGAGGCATTGAGATGAAGCGGGCGGTAGACCTCGCTCATCACCCTGCGGGCACGCTCGTCGCTGGTGCCGATCACGATGCGGTCCGGATGCTTGAAATCACGAATGGCGGCCCCTTCCCGCAGGAATTCCGGGTTCGACACCACGGCGAATTCCGCATCCGGCCGCGCCTCGCGGATGATCGTCTCGACCTCGTCGCCGGTGCCGACCGGCACCGTGGATTTCGTCACGATCACGGTGAACTTTTTCAGCGACGCGGTGATGTCCTTTGCCGCCGCGTAGACGTAGCTCAGATCGGCGTGGCCGTCGCCGCGGCGCGACGGCGTGCCGACCGCGATGAAGATCACGTCCGCATCTCTCGCGGCCTGCCCGATATCGCCGACAAAGCTCAGGCGGCCCTGCTTCCGGTTCTGCGCCACGAGTTCGTCGAGGCCCGGCTCGAAGATGGGAATCTCGCCGTTGTTGAGGGCCTCGACCTTGGCCGTGTCGGTGTCGACACACACGACCTGATGGCCGAAATCGGAGAAGCACGCGCCGGACACCAGGCCGACATAGCCAGCCCCGATCATTGCGATACGCATTGAGAGTGATCCTGATGAGATTGCTGGCACATGCGCGTGACAGCTTCAGTGATGGTTGAAATTTGCGGGCGGAGAGGGTCGCCGCTGGGAGGGAAAAAGGTTAGCGGTGGCCCTTGCTCCATCGCCGGGCCACCTGCTCGCTGTGTGCGCCTCAGACGCGGGCGTAGATGTCCTGCACGCGCACGATGTCGTCTTCGCCAAGGTAGGCGCCGGACTGCACCTCGATGAGGTTGAGCGGCACCCTGCCCGGATTTTCGAGCCGGTGCATGCAGCCGAGCGGCACGAAGATCGACTCGTTTTCCCGCAGCAGGATTTCCTCGTCGTCGCGCGTCACGATGGCCGTGCCGTTGACGACGACCCAATGCTCGGCGCGATGGTAGTGCTTCTGCAGCGAAAGTTTCGCGCCGGGATTGACGGTGATGCGCTTGACCTGAAAGCGCTCACCGGCATGGATCGACTGATAGTAGCCCCAGGGGCGATGCACATTCGGCGTCTGGGTCGCCGACTGGTGCCCGTTGGCCTTGAGGCGCCGCACCAGCTTGCCGACGTCCTGATCGCGCCCGCGGGTGGTGACGAGGACGACATCCGGCGTGGCGGTGATGACGAGGTTCTCCACGCCGAGGGCGGCGACGAGCGGACCTTCGCCGCGCAGATAGCAGCCCTTGGAATCTTCCGAGATGACGTCGCCGATCTCGACATTCTCGGCCGGGTTCTTGGCGGCGACGCTCCAGAGCGCCGACCAGCTTCCGATGTCGTTCCACTCAAAATCCGCGACAACGACGGCGCCCTGCTCCGTATGCTCCATCACCGCATAGTCGATCGAGATCGACGGCGAACAGCCGAACGCCGCCTCGTCGAGGCGCAGGAAATCGAGATCGGTGGTTGCGTCCGCAATCGCGTCGCGTGCAGCAGCCAGAACTTCCGGCGCATGCCCCTGCAATTCCTTGATGAACTGCCTGGCCGGCAGCAGGAAGATGCCGCTGTTCCAGACATAATCGCCGCTGGTGAGATATTGCTCGGCGGTTACCGCATCAGGCTTCTCGACGAAGCCCGCAACCGCGTGCACGGCAGAATCCTTCGAGAGTTCCTTGCCGGTGCGGATGTAGCCGAATCCCGTTGCCGGATGGGTCGGGCGCACGCCGAACAACACGAGCTTGCCGTCCTGTGCCGCCTGCCATCCCGCCTCGACGGCTTCAAGGAATGCGGCGCGGTTGCCGATCCAGTGATCCACCGGCGTTGCCAGAATGATCGCGTCCGGGTCGCGTTCCATCGCCACCAGTGCGGCGACGGCCACGGCCGGCGCCGTGTTGCGCCCGATCGGCTCGAGAATGATCCGGGCATCGTCGATACCCGCTTCGCGCAACTGCTCGCCGATGGCGAAGCGATGCTCGGCGTTGGCAACCACCATCGGGCTCGTGAACATCGCATTGTCGGAGGTCCGCAGAGCCGTCTGTTGCAGCAGCGTCTTCTCGCCCAGCAGTGACAGAAGCTGCTTGGGATACGCCTCGCGGGAGAGCGGCCACAGCCGCGAGCCGGTGCCTCCCGACAGAAGCACAGGCACAATAGGTTTGTTCGTCGGAATCATGTCCGCTCCCCTCTTGCTGCAACGTGAGTGTGAAGGTTCGATCAGTAGCCGCTGCCGGAGATGAACTCGCGGCGTATCGTGCGCAGGATGATGATGACATCCATCCGCAACGACCAGTTCTCGATATATTCGAGGTCGTAATCGATCCGCGAAATCGCACTGCCTGCTTCCGCGGTGCTGCCGCGGCAGCCGCTCACCTGCGCAAGGCCGGTGATGCCGGGGCGCGCGATGTGACGCTGGAAGTAATAGGGCACCAGATCCTCGTAGAGGACGTTGGCAGCCAGCATGCCCGGCACATGCGGCCGCGGGCCGACCAGCGACATGTCGCCTTTGATGACGTTGATGAGCTGCGGAATTTCATCCAGGCTGGTCTTGCGCAGGATGCGTCCGACCCGCGTGACGCGCGGATCGCCCTGCACCGTCTGCCTGATACCGCTGCGATCGCCGGTGTCGGTGCGCATCGAGCGGAACTTGTAAATCTTGAAGCGGCGGTTGCGGTAGCCATAGCGATACTGATGAAACAGAATCGGCCCCGGCGAACTCGCCTTGATCGCAATCGAGATCGCGATCAGCATCGGCGCGAAGAACAACAGCGCAAGGCTCGCGGCGGTGATGTCGAACGCGCGCTTTGAGAAGGCCGCGGCGGGTTCCCGCCGTGACAACCGCACCGAATGTTTCTTCCTGTACGCGCCATGGCCGACATATTCGACCGGGCGCGCCGAGATAAAGCGTCTGTTTTTCCACAGAGACGCGACGTTGCTGTCCTGATTCTCGTAACGTGCCGTAGCAGTCGAAACCATTGCGTGGTCTCTCCGTGTCTCTCACGATATGTTCGCACCTGCGAAGCGCGACAGTGCAGGCAGCGCGAAGCATCAACTTGGATTCAAAGTTTTCGTAACTTCGTGAGTAAATTACGGCGAGCGGCACGCTCAACCGTGACATGGTTGCGACGCGACATGGGCAACATCGTGCACTGCGAAAATTCCGGTTTGAGGAGAGCGCGTTACGCTGAGTGCGAAATTGTTCCGTTGCGAGATTGCAGACACCGTCATGCAAATTGCGAAACGCTGAAAGCATTCCAAAAAGAAACGCCGTTTTCTCTACAGCGATCGGGACAAATGAAAGCTCGACGTCGAAATATCTCGTTCACGGAACGCTAATGAGCAACAATTATCGTCGAATCTGAGCAGTCAAGCCCTTGAAAGCGACGTCGAAAGCGATGACAGGACTTTCAAAAGAGAAAGAAGCGGACGAGCCGATGCCCTTCTCATCGGCAGCAAGAGAGCCTGCGATGCTTTCTCGTAATCAAGGCGAGTCGTTTTTGAACGAAGGGCGTGACCGAAGACTGCGCAATCAATTGATCCTGGCCAACATCGTCGCCTGGATTGTGATTGCCCTTGCAGTCCGCTACTTCTTTTTTTAAGCGTTTGATCCGGCAGGCGATCTGCCTGTCGCTGGTTCGAATCGGAACACACCCTTGATCCGTCAGAACGAACTGGTCGAGCCAAGATTTTCAGACCCTGCCCTTCCTCCCGAGACCCGGATCTATGCCGTCGGCGACATTCATGGCCGAGCTGATCTTCTGAGCGATGTGATTCTGCGGATCGAGGATGATCGCGCCCGCCGACCCATTACGCATGCGATTGAAGTCTATATCGGCGATTACATTGACCGCGGCCCGGAATCAAAAGCCGTGATCGAGACGCTGGCATGGCGAATTGCACAACGACGCGCCATTTGCCTGCGCGGCAACCACGAAGCGCTGCTGGAAGTCTTTCTCGCTGATCCGGCCGGGCTGCATCCGTGGATGCATGTCGGAGCTTTCACGACACTTCAGTCCTATGGCTTGTCCCAATCCGAACTAAGCACCTCCGAGTTCCACATCCATCGCCGGCTGCGCGATGTGTTTCCGGAAGCGCATCGCCTGTTTCTCCGCTGCCTGCAAAACAGTTTCTCATGCGGTGACTTTCTTTTTGTGCACGCAGGGTTGCGGCCCGGAATTCCGCTGGAGCAGCAATCCGTGCATGACCTCCTGTGGATCCGCGACGAATTTCTGGATTTCAAACAAAGCCATGGCCCGCTTGTCGTGCACGGGCACACGCCGGTTCCTCATCCTGAATTGCTGACGAACAGAATCAATATCGACACCGGCGCGTGGATGTCCGGCGTGCTCACCTGCGTTGCGATCGAAGGCACAAAGGTCACCGTGCTGTAGCGGGGAACTCTCCTCCACATGGTTTCGCCAAAATTCCTCCGATAACTGTGGCCGCTCGTTCCACGATGTTCCGGAGACAGATAATGAAGTTCCGCATTCTGGTGCCACGAACGACGTTGCTTGTTCTCGCGGCCTTTGCTCTTTCTCTCTTTGCGTTGAATCCGGTCGCGTATGCCGAGACATCGTACACGCCATCTGGTCCTTACCGCCTCGGCCCGAACGACAAGGTCCGCGTCAAGGTCTATGGCGAACCGGACATCACGGGCGAATACGAAGTCGACAGCAACGGCAAGGTGTCGATTCCATTGGCAGG encodes:
- a CDS encoding mannose-1-phosphate guanylyltransferase/mannose-6-phosphate isomerase, which codes for MIPTNKPIVPVLLSGGTGSRLWPLSREAYPKQLLSLLGEKTLLQQTALRTSDNAMFTSPMVVANAEHRFAIGEQLREAGIDDARIILEPIGRNTAPAVAVAALVAMERDPDAIILATPVDHWIGNRAAFLEAVEAGWQAAQDGKLVLFGVRPTHPATGFGYIRTGKELSKDSAVHAVAGFVEKPDAVTAEQYLTSGDYVWNSGIFLLPARQFIKELQGHAPEVLAAARDAIADATTDLDFLRLDEAAFGCSPSISIDYAVMEHTEQGAVVVADFEWNDIGSWSALWSVAAKNPAENVEIGDVISEDSKGCYLRGEGPLVAALGVENLVITATPDVVLVTTRGRDQDVGKLVRRLKANGHQSATQTPNVHRPWGYYQSIHAGERFQVKRITVNPGAKLSLQKHYHRAEHWVVVNGTAIVTRDDEEILLRENESIFVPLGCMHRLENPGRVPLNLIEVQSGAYLGEDDIVRVQDIYARV
- a CDS encoding UDP-glucose dehydrogenase family protein; the encoded protein is MRIAMIGAGYVGLVSGACFSDFGHQVVCVDTDTAKVEALNNGEIPIFEPGLDELVAQNRKQGRLSFVGDIGQAARDADVIFIAVGTPSRRGDGHADLSYVYAAAKDITASLKKFTVIVTKSTVPVGTGDEVETIIREARPDAEFAVVSNPEFLREGAAIRDFKHPDRIVIGTSDERARRVMSEVYRPLHLNASPILYTDRRTAELTKYAANSFLATKVTFINEIADLAEKVGANVQDVARGIGLDNRIGMKFLHAGPGFGGSCFPKDTMALIKTAQDNESPVRIVETVVAVNDQRKRAMARKVANAFGGNLRGKAVAVLGVTFKPNTDDMRDAPSIPLITALQDMGAEIRVYDPVGMEQARRVFENVTFCDSPYECAKACHALVIVTEWEQFRALDLKALSATMATPVVVDLRNIYSPEDVTRSGLLYCGVGRPQPAAY
- a CDS encoding exopolysaccharide biosynthesis polyprenyl glycosylphosphotransferase — protein: MVSTATARYENQDSNVASLWKNRRFISARPVEYVGHGAYRKKHSVRLSRREPAAAFSKRAFDITAASLALLFFAPMLIAISIAIKASSPGPILFHQYRYGYRNRRFKIYKFRSMRTDTGDRSGIRQTVQGDPRVTRVGRILRKTSLDEIPQLINVIKGDMSLVGPRPHVPGMLAANVLYEDLVPYYFQRHIARPGITGLAQVSGCRGSTAEAGSAISRIDYDLEYIENWSLRMDVIIILRTIRREFISGSGY
- a CDS encoding metallophosphoesterase family protein; this encodes MIRQNELVEPRFSDPALPPETRIYAVGDIHGRADLLSDVILRIEDDRARRPITHAIEVYIGDYIDRGPESKAVIETLAWRIAQRRAICLRGNHEALLEVFLADPAGLHPWMHVGAFTTLQSYGLSQSELSTSEFHIHRRLRDVFPEAHRLFLRCLQNSFSCGDFLFVHAGLRPGIPLEQQSVHDLLWIRDEFLDFKQSHGPLVVHGHTPVPHPELLTNRINIDTGAWMSGVLTCVAIEGTKVTVL